A section of the Paenibacillus odorifer genome encodes:
- the cobT gene encoding nicotinate-nucleotide--dimethylbenzimidazole phosphoribosyltransferase: protein MLSDIQDVIKQIIPADDQSILKAEHRLNILTKPPGSLGQLEPLAVKLAGISGTEQPSFTKRTVVVMAADHGVCCEGVSAFPQEVTLQMAHNFLSGGAAVNVLARQAGAEVQFVDIGINGDLGHVDLIDRKVRRGTDNMAVGPAMSREDAMNALLVGIRVAQEAIKDGTEIFITGEMGIGNTTASAAILCALKGIAPEVAVGRGTGIDDERLLHKIAVVERALKVNQPNSADPLDVLSKVGGLEIAGLAGLILGAAANRTPIILDGFISGAAALVAKALAPESIAYMIASHVSGERGHKLMLEQLGLEPLLNLGLRLGEGTGGVLCLHLIEAICRILSEMATFESAGISGAGQR from the coding sequence ATGCTTTCAGATATTCAAGACGTAATTAAACAAATCATTCCGGCTGATGATCAGTCCATCCTCAAGGCGGAGCATCGGCTGAACATTCTGACCAAACCTCCGGGCAGTTTGGGACAATTGGAACCTCTAGCTGTTAAGCTCGCTGGAATTTCGGGTACGGAGCAGCCTAGTTTCACCAAACGAACAGTTGTTGTGATGGCTGCTGACCACGGGGTATGCTGCGAAGGGGTTAGTGCATTTCCACAGGAAGTCACGCTGCAGATGGCCCATAACTTTCTCAGCGGTGGAGCGGCTGTAAATGTATTGGCACGTCAAGCTGGGGCAGAGGTACAGTTTGTTGATATCGGCATAAACGGCGATCTCGGTCATGTTGATCTGATTGATCGTAAAGTGCGCCGGGGAACGGATAACATGGCTGTGGGACCTGCGATGAGTCGTGAGGATGCCATGAATGCTCTTCTTGTTGGGATAAGAGTTGCGCAGGAAGCGATTAAAGACGGAACGGAGATTTTTATAACAGGCGAAATGGGCATTGGGAATACTACGGCTAGTGCTGCCATTCTATGTGCTCTCAAAGGAATAGCCCCTGAAGTAGCTGTGGGACGAGGAACGGGAATTGATGATGAACGTTTACTACATAAAATTGCAGTAGTGGAACGCGCCTTAAAGGTAAATCAGCCGAATTCAGCAGATCCGTTGGATGTATTATCTAAAGTTGGCGGACTGGAAATCGCTGGCTTGGCGGGACTGATTCTTGGTGCGGCTGCTAATCGGACACCTATCATTTTGGATGGTTTTATTTCGGGGGCGGCAGCGCTTGTGGCAAAAGCCCTTGCACCTGAATCCATCGCTTATATGATAGCCTCTCATGTATCAGGAGAACGGGGTCATAAGCTAATGCTAGAGCAGCTTGGACTTGAACCGCTGCTTAATCTCGGTCTGCGATTGGGTGAGGGAACAGGGGGAGTATTATGCCTTCATTTAATCGAGGCGATCTGCCGCATTTTGAGCGAAATGGCAACCTTTGAAAGTGCAGGCATCTCTGGAGCTGGTCAACGATGA
- the cobU gene encoding bifunctional adenosylcobinamide kinase/adenosylcobinamide-phosphate guanylyltransferase, with the protein MSILVTGGARSGKSGFAEKLMHSLADQAFYVATGQAFDDEMKERIALHQHQRMESGYAWETLEEPYDLPDLLKRLSGEKAVLVDCLTLWLSNALLAVEGFENRQELVESEITRLEDSVRSFQGTLILVTNEVGDGIVPEYALGRLYRDLAGRMNALIARQCEQVFLVTVGIPIELKSREYRL; encoded by the coding sequence ATGAGCATTCTTGTAACGGGAGGCGCACGTAGCGGTAAAAGTGGTTTTGCAGAAAAATTGATGCATTCACTGGCAGATCAGGCCTTCTATGTAGCAACCGGACAGGCTTTTGACGACGAAATGAAGGAACGGATTGCTCTGCATCAGCATCAACGAATGGAAAGTGGTTACGCTTGGGAGACGCTTGAGGAACCGTATGATTTACCAGATCTGCTAAAGCGATTATCGGGTGAAAAAGCGGTGCTCGTAGATTGTTTAACCTTATGGTTATCCAATGCATTATTGGCCGTGGAAGGTTTTGAAAATAGGCAAGAGCTTGTTGAGAGTGAGATAACAAGACTTGAAGACAGTGTGCGTTCTTTCCAAGGGACGCTTATTCTGGTCACTAATGAGGTTGGCGACGGGATTGTTCCAGAGTATGCGCTTGGCCGATTGTATCGTGATCTGGCGGGACGAATGAACGCGCTGATCGCTCGGCAATGCGAACAGGTCTTTCTAGTAACTGTTGGGATTCCGATTGAGCTGAAGAGCAGGGAGTATCGTTTATGA
- the cobS gene encoding adenosylcobinamide-GDP ribazoletransferase, with protein MRERRDAAVAAFQFLSRFPVKGDPGFSPELLRRSVIFYPMVGAAIGLCVAAGAALTGLLLPAWPAAVITLILWVSLTGGLHLDGWMDSADGLLSYRPRERALEIMKDSRVGAMGVLACVLLLLFKASLLAALIEGYTYYELPLLLVPAVWSRWYMVRAMVCYPIARGDEGLAANFAGLASSHERRALAVAALLSLAAAAAPLALGAGLAAWPLHLAAALLLPVAALACGTAAARRISSRLGGLTGDVYGALNELLEVVLLLVLLLLQHNLM; from the coding sequence ATGAGGGAGCGTAGGGATGCGGCCGTAGCTGCCTTTCAGTTCTTATCACGATTTCCTGTAAAAGGTGATCCGGGATTCTCTCCTGAACTGCTGCGCCGCAGTGTGATCTTCTATCCCATGGTAGGCGCAGCAATTGGGCTGTGCGTAGCTGCTGGAGCAGCCCTGACGGGATTGCTTTTACCTGCTTGGCCAGCAGCAGTGATCACTCTGATTCTGTGGGTAAGCCTCACAGGCGGGTTGCATCTTGATGGCTGGATGGACAGCGCAGATGGTCTGCTCAGCTATCGGCCACGGGAGCGTGCCCTGGAGATTATGAAGGACAGCCGTGTGGGTGCGATGGGCGTACTCGCCTGCGTGCTGCTCCTGCTGTTTAAAGCTTCTTTGCTGGCAGCTCTAATCGAAGGCTACACCTACTACGAGCTGCCGCTGCTCTTGGTACCAGCGGTCTGGAGCCGCTGGTATATGGTGCGGGCAATGGTGTGTTATCCCATTGCCCGTGGAGACGAGGGGCTGGCCGCGAACTTCGCCGGCCTAGCTTCCTCGCATGAGCGGCGCGCGCTGGCAGTCGCCGCGCTGCTCTCGCTGGCCGCCGCCGCTGCGCCACTGGCGCTCGGCGCTGGCTTAGCCGCGTGGCCGCTGCATCTGGCGGCAGCTCTGCTGCTGCCGGTCGCGGCCTTGGCCTGCGGCACCGCAGCTGCGCGGCGGATCAGCAGCCGGCTCGGCGGGCTCACCGGCGACGTGTACGGCGCGCTGAACGAGCTGCTGGAGGTTGTGCTGCTGCTAGTGTTATTGCTGCTCCAGCACAATTTAATGTAA
- a CDS encoding YnfA family protein — MLFAILLFIIAGLAEIGGGYLVWLWLRESRPLWYGLVGSLILIAYGIIPTLQKFPSFGRVYAAYGGVFIVLAVLWGWLVDKKTPDVYDWVGAGICVIGVSVILWAPRH, encoded by the coding sequence ATGTTATTTGCCATTCTGCTATTTATAATTGCTGGCCTTGCTGAGATCGGTGGCGGATATTTAGTGTGGTTATGGTTGAGAGAATCAAGGCCACTTTGGTACGGCTTAGTGGGGTCCTTGATTCTGATAGCGTATGGGATTATCCCTACGTTGCAGAAATTCCCTTCCTTCGGCAGAGTGTATGCGGCTTACGGCGGGGTGTTTATCGTGCTCGCGGTCTTATGGGGATGGCTTGTAGACAAGAAGACACCAGACGTATATGACTGGGTCGGAGCAGGTATTTGTGTGATTGGTGTATCGGTCATCCTCTGGGCACCGCGACACTAA
- a CDS encoding methyl-accepting chemotaxis protein has product MFRIKHSISRKFTRLLFVVLLLTSLLLSTSFYFISINIFNSYVMPQINKILTAAAQDVYKNLNVMHAQQTLNKNDQSATNLEFYFQEKRKQHGVETIFLVNLKGKEAEILSADHDAKLQRAESVTVSSAMQQASKGKTGLSDTYSDAHGIHKTAYIGIPGSTMIIGVSSDVSFIQEKTDSILWTSAGITLLTLIIGLTGAWFMSVRITRPISKLAAYSARLAEGDFTEELSIKGNDEVAQLSVSFQAMTQRLKEMIGHVLVTSNTVVADSNSLKERVEVLNDMAEHSSSSVVEIGKGSTTIASSASDNSRAMEEINLGIQSIASAANEVTEQISEASAEASGGNEIAQSAVLQMRQVERASLQSLDQLQIMNERSVMIGEVVHSITEITKQIQMLSLNASIEAARAGEHGRGFAVVAGEVRKLSEQSRNANEQIRDFLLGLQEDMSRSVTEMNHVNSEVASGVGKVAEAGDAFNHLLILIQSINHSIQSVSAATQQISASTEEVSASVEETAQITSRSQESADTLAANSERQRVELEGHAETVKHLYEQAKKLQEAVQQFKI; this is encoded by the coding sequence ATGTTTCGTATCAAGCATTCGATCAGTCGCAAATTCACGCGTTTATTATTTGTTGTTCTGTTGCTCACGTCTCTTTTGTTAAGCACCAGCTTCTACTTTATCTCCATCAATATCTTCAACAGCTATGTTATGCCACAGATTAACAAAATCCTTACTGCCGCTGCTCAGGACGTATATAAGAATCTCAACGTAATGCACGCCCAGCAAACCCTAAATAAGAACGATCAGTCTGCCACCAATCTCGAGTTCTATTTTCAGGAAAAGAGGAAACAACATGGAGTGGAAACCATTTTTCTGGTCAATCTGAAAGGGAAAGAAGCTGAGATTCTATCCGCAGATCACGATGCAAAATTGCAACGGGCAGAAAGTGTCACCGTATCCTCTGCAATGCAACAAGCCTCTAAAGGAAAAACTGGACTAAGCGATACATATAGCGACGCACATGGTATACATAAAACAGCTTATATCGGTATTCCCGGAAGTACGATGATCATCGGTGTAAGCAGTGACGTAAGCTTCATTCAAGAAAAAACAGACAGCATTCTATGGACAAGTGCCGGCATCACACTTCTGACGTTGATCATCGGCCTAACTGGTGCATGGTTTATGAGTGTGCGTATAACACGTCCAATCTCAAAACTGGCAGCTTATAGTGCCCGGCTCGCAGAGGGAGATTTCACCGAAGAATTATCAATTAAAGGAAATGACGAAGTTGCACAGTTGTCCGTAAGCTTCCAAGCGATGACCCAACGCCTGAAAGAAATGATCGGACATGTACTGGTAACCTCTAATACTGTCGTTGCAGATTCCAACTCTTTAAAAGAACGTGTTGAGGTTCTCAATGATATGGCAGAACACTCCAGCTCATCGGTAGTAGAAATCGGCAAAGGTAGTACGACTATCGCTAGCAGTGCATCAGATAACTCGAGAGCAATGGAAGAAATCAATTTAGGCATTCAAAGTATTGCCTCAGCAGCGAATGAAGTCACGGAGCAAATCAGTGAGGCTTCCGCTGAAGCAAGTGGCGGTAATGAAATTGCTCAAAGTGCCGTGCTGCAAATGCGCCAGGTTGAACGTGCTTCCCTACAGTCGCTGGATCAATTACAAATCATGAATGAGCGTTCAGTAATGATCGGAGAAGTCGTTCACAGCATTACTGAAATTACGAAACAGATCCAAATGCTGTCGCTGAATGCTTCAATCGAAGCTGCACGCGCAGGAGAGCATGGACGCGGCTTTGCTGTTGTTGCCGGAGAAGTACGCAAGCTGTCTGAACAATCCCGTAACGCAAACGAACAGATCCGTGACTTCCTACTTGGCCTTCAGGAAGATATGAGCCGCTCCGTTACTGAGATGAACCACGTGAATTCTGAGGTTGCCTCTGGAGTCGGCAAGGTAGCAGAAGCAGGTGATGCCTTTAATCACCTCTTGATCCTTATCCAAAGCATCAATCACAGCATCCAATCCGTATCTGCGGCTACACAGCAAATCTCGGCAAGTACAGAAGAAGTCAGTGCTTCCGTCGAAGAAACTGCACAAATTACATCAAGATCGCAAGAAAGTGCGGACACACTCGCTGCTAACTCAGAGCGGCAGCGCGTCGAACTGGAAGGCCATGCAGAAACCGTTAAACATCTGTATGAGCAAGCCAAGAAACTCCAAGAAGCTGTGCAGCAATTTAAGATCTAA
- a CDS encoding queuosine precursor transporter: MFNLLWGVLFVIVNFAFFLLCYRLFGKSGMYAWVGIATVIANIQVAKTIAMPFDIVMTLGNTMYVTLYMTSDLLNEKYGRAEARKAVWFGFFTLLMTTVIMQMVLVFKPQETDIAQSSLETIFGLMPRLALGSLTAYFISQFLDVRLYSWIRKYYSTSSQLWIRSNGSTMISSFVDTLIFCTIAFAGLYDWNVWLEILLTTYLAKFLLTAVSTPILYIARTFTFSEEGTPSTVQKKD; the protein is encoded by the coding sequence ATGTTTAATTTGTTGTGGGGAGTTTTATTTGTTATTGTCAATTTTGCCTTTTTTCTACTCTGTTACCGCCTGTTCGGGAAAAGTGGAATGTATGCCTGGGTAGGTATTGCTACTGTAATTGCTAACATTCAGGTAGCTAAGACGATTGCTATGCCATTTGATATTGTGATGACACTCGGAAATACGATGTATGTCACTTTGTATATGACCAGCGATTTGCTTAATGAGAAGTACGGAAGAGCGGAAGCACGTAAAGCGGTCTGGTTTGGTTTCTTCACCTTGCTTATGACTACAGTCATTATGCAGATGGTACTAGTATTTAAGCCACAGGAGACCGATATCGCTCAGTCTTCTTTGGAGACGATTTTTGGGCTGATGCCTCGACTAGCTTTGGGTAGTCTTACTGCTTACTTCATTAGTCAGTTCCTAGATGTTCGGTTGTACTCTTGGATTCGTAAATATTACAGCACCTCAAGTCAGCTGTGGATTCGTTCCAACGGCAGTACGATGATTAGCTCCTTTGTGGATACACTTATCTTCTGCACCATTGCGTTTGCGGGCTTGTATGACTGGAATGTATGGCTTGAAATTTTGCTTACAACTTATCTAGCGAAGTTCTTACTAACCGCAGTAAGCACACCTATCTTATATATCGCCCGAACCTTTACTTTTTCTGAAGAGGGTACACCATCGACCGTTCAAAAGAAGGACTAA
- a CDS encoding AMP-binding protein produces the protein MNLVVPILCHAAQQPDSIALTHDQASHTYATLVKTMRRIANGLQQKGLRHDKVAILSTNRIEFVEVILGAIYAGCVPIPLDPKWSANELQVIIEQCQPTMIFAEPEAAKNLVFKDQAIPTLTFSNERTGSYDQWLAALKPEAELDETNELLFIGFTSGTTGLPKGYMRTHLSWLKSFEVSNIAFELDAMKDVLAPGPFVHSLSLFAVMQSLYCGATFHITQKFSATKVLELCQQIPGVVLFVVPTMIESMMLQAVPGQIQIDAIISSGAKWSELSKKRGMEVFGGARLYESYGSSEASYISYLNVLTEHNPTSIGKPYPGVQISIRDEQFREVPTGEIGQLYVRSDMIFLGYHQLPNETAAAFKEGWLILEDYVYQDEAGYLYMAGRLKNKIISGGLNVYPEEIERVLEFLPEIDEVMVLGVPDDYWGEQLIALVKWSGEQHLSVDEIKNYCRQYLASYKAPKQLLTLDEFIYTSSGKIARQAMKDYVKRAMV, from the coding sequence ATGAATCTAGTAGTTCCTATACTGTGTCATGCAGCACAGCAGCCCGACAGCATTGCCTTAACCCATGACCAAGCAAGTCATACCTATGCCACATTAGTAAAAACGATGCGGAGAATCGCGAATGGCTTACAGCAAAAGGGTCTGAGGCATGACAAAGTCGCGATTTTATCTACGAATCGTATTGAATTTGTTGAGGTTATCTTGGGGGCGATTTATGCGGGCTGTGTTCCCATTCCCTTAGATCCCAAATGGAGTGCTAATGAACTGCAGGTTATTATAGAACAGTGCCAGCCGACAATGATTTTTGCCGAGCCGGAAGCCGCAAAGAATCTGGTCTTCAAGGATCAAGCGATCCCAACATTGACCTTCTCAAATGAACGAACAGGTTCCTATGATCAGTGGCTGGCTGCCCTGAAGCCGGAGGCTGAGTTGGATGAGACGAATGAATTATTATTTATTGGCTTTACTTCAGGCACAACCGGGTTGCCCAAAGGTTATATGCGTACCCATTTATCATGGTTAAAAAGCTTTGAGGTCTCGAATATTGCTTTTGAATTGGACGCTATGAAGGATGTTTTGGCACCAGGTCCATTTGTGCATTCCCTATCCTTATTCGCCGTAATGCAGAGTCTATATTGTGGAGCAACCTTTCATATCACACAAAAATTTAGTGCCACGAAGGTGTTAGAGCTGTGCCAGCAAATTCCGGGTGTGGTGCTGTTCGTCGTACCAACAATGATCGAATCCATGATGTTGCAGGCTGTACCTGGGCAGATACAGATTGATGCGATTATTAGCTCAGGTGCAAAGTGGTCGGAGTTGTCCAAGAAAAGGGGCATGGAAGTGTTTGGTGGAGCGCGCCTTTATGAATCCTACGGTTCTTCAGAAGCGAGTTATATTAGTTATTTGAATGTTCTGACCGAGCATAATCCGACCTCTATAGGAAAACCTTATCCCGGGGTGCAAATTTCCATTCGTGATGAACAGTTCCGGGAAGTCCCTACTGGGGAGATTGGGCAGCTATATGTGCGTAGTGATATGATATTTTTAGGCTACCATCAATTGCCGAATGAGACAGCAGCAGCTTTTAAAGAGGGATGGCTTATTTTAGAAGACTATGTTTATCAGGATGAAGCTGGTTATTTATATATGGCGGGACGTTTGAAGAATAAAATCATATCCGGAGGCCTGAACGTTTATCCAGAAGAAATAGAGAGGGTGCTAGAGTTTCTTCCGGAAATAGATGAAGTGATGGTGCTTGGCGTGCCTGACGATTACTGGGGAGAACAGCTGATAGCCCTCGTGAAGTGGAGCGGAGAGCAGCACTTATCTGTCGACGAAATTAAGAATTATTGCCGCCAGTATTTAGCAAGCTACAAAGCGCCGAAGCAGCTGCTAACCCTGGATGAATTTATCTATACAAGCAGTGGCAAAATTGCCCGGCAAGCGATGAAAGACTATGTGAAAAGAGCGATGGTATGA
- a CDS encoding thiolase family protein, producing MIEAVIVMAKRTPIGRMGGLLSTLEPEALLAPLIQHIVAETNLPKELIDDVIIGNVVGPGGNIARVAALEAGLPVSVPGVTVDRQCGSGLEAINIAARLIQSGAGEIYLAGGVESTSRAPWKMAKPQTLMGVPQLYTRAHFTPSSYGDPDMGIAAENVARKYGISREEQDQYALKSHQRAVHAQQSDRFQQEIVPLQVEGQWVNTDECPRANTSLDKLQKLPPIFEERGTVTAGNACPINDGAALLLMMSREKCQQLKLKPILRVVDAQAAGVDPNYLGIGPVPAVQKVLKRQKLTVADLDIVEFNEAFASQVLASLNELQIPQEKVNLGGGALAIGHPYGASGAILMTRLCAEMQNAPYQRGLATLGIGGGIGLATLVEVIE from the coding sequence ATGATAGAAGCAGTAATTGTCATGGCAAAACGTACACCGATTGGCAGAATGGGTGGCTTATTAAGTACACTTGAGCCGGAGGCATTACTGGCGCCACTTATTCAGCATATTGTAGCCGAAACGAACTTGCCTAAAGAACTGATCGATGATGTCATTATTGGGAATGTTGTGGGCCCAGGAGGTAATATTGCCCGGGTAGCTGCGCTTGAAGCGGGGCTGCCTGTTTCGGTTCCGGGCGTCACCGTGGATCGTCAGTGCGGATCTGGGCTAGAGGCAATTAATATAGCAGCAAGACTGATTCAAAGCGGCGCTGGTGAGATTTATTTAGCGGGTGGTGTCGAAAGTACGAGCCGTGCTCCATGGAAAATGGCTAAACCACAGACCTTAATGGGGGTTCCGCAGCTATATACCCGTGCACATTTTACGCCTAGCTCTTACGGTGATCCGGATATGGGAATTGCTGCAGAGAATGTAGCTCGGAAATACGGGATTTCTCGAGAAGAGCAGGATCAATATGCCTTGAAAAGCCATCAAAGGGCGGTTCATGCTCAGCAAAGTGACCGGTTTCAGCAGGAGATAGTACCTCTTCAGGTAGAGGGGCAGTGGGTGAACACCGACGAATGTCCTCGGGCTAATACGAGTCTGGACAAGCTGCAAAAGCTGCCGCCAATTTTTGAAGAAAGGGGTACCGTCACTGCTGGAAATGCCTGTCCTATTAATGATGGCGCAGCGCTTCTATTAATGATGTCTCGGGAGAAATGCCAGCAGCTTAAGCTGAAGCCTATTTTACGGGTCGTGGATGCGCAAGCTGCGGGTGTAGATCCGAACTATTTAGGGATAGGGCCTGTACCAGCTGTGCAAAAGGTGTTAAAACGCCAAAAGCTTACCGTTGCCGATTTAGATATCGTAGAGTTTAACGAGGCTTTTGCTTCACAAGTATTGGCTTCACTGAATGAGCTTCAAATTCCACAGGAAAAGGTCAATCTTGGCGGGGGGGCATTAGCAATAGGCCATCCATACGGAGCTTCCGGGGCTATTTTAATGACTCGGTTATGTGCTGAAATGCAAAATGCTCCTTACCAACGAGGGCTTGCTACTCTGGGAATCGGCGGCGGGATAGGTCTGGCAACACTCGTGGAGGTTATAGAATGA
- a CDS encoding FAS1-like dehydratase domain-containing protein, with product MNSVRHQIHMTAEWISDYAQSIEAPLQTINGKLIAPTTMPIIFWQDFDIPWLIIGEPLLHGTQKFSYQAPITAGMILDCELALTGEVQKEGRQGKLTFYTHTLVCRCEGELIVTAETVLIRVGDDHDKKVHNC from the coding sequence ATGAACAGTGTCCGACATCAGATCCATATGACTGCTGAATGGATTTCGGACTACGCACAGAGTATTGAAGCACCCTTGCAGACGATAAATGGAAAGCTGATCGCTCCTACGACGATGCCTATTATTTTCTGGCAAGACTTCGATATTCCTTGGTTAATCATCGGTGAACCCTTGCTTCACGGCACTCAGAAATTTTCATATCAGGCTCCGATTACGGCGGGGATGATTTTGGATTGTGAATTAGCGTTAACGGGCGAGGTGCAAAAAGAAGGAAGACAGGGTAAACTGACTTTTTACACACATACGCTGGTTTGTAGGTGTGAGGGTGAGCTTATAGTCACCGCAGAAACGGTGTTAATTCGGGTAGGTGATGATCATGATAAAAAAGTGCATAACTGCTGA
- a CDS encoding MaoC family dehydratase, with translation MIKKCITAEAIRQYAAASQDLAPIHLDAEAAAKAGLERPIAHGMYLMGLAQSLYIAEHPTQWITQYDMKFHKPIEVDSVVIFDFAADDCFVKVILTTEAGDVIAAGAFAVKEV, from the coding sequence ATGATAAAAAAGTGCATAACTGCTGAGGCTATCCGGCAATATGCAGCTGCTTCCCAAGATTTGGCGCCTATACATCTAGATGCAGAGGCCGCAGCTAAGGCTGGTTTGGAGCGACCCATCGCACATGGGATGTATCTTATGGGATTAGCTCAATCCTTGTATATTGCTGAGCACCCTACACAGTGGATCACTCAATATGATATGAAATTTCATAAGCCTATAGAGGTCGATAGTGTCGTGATTTTTGATTTTGCAGCTGACGACTGCTTTGTGAAAGTGATCCTTACAACAGAAGCTGGCGATGTTATTGCTGCGGGAGCTTTTGCAGTGAAAGAGGTGTAG
- a CDS encoding SDR family NAD(P)-dependent oxidoreductase: MNRVALITGATRGIGRSIAMQLGKSGYIVVVNGTKQVLIDEVVREIRQAGGEALGYAANVADPVAVTAMVDEVIARYGRIEVLIANAGILQDQKCQRMTDEQWKTVLDVHLNGTYYSIQRVLPHMRETGGDILLMTSAAGLAGSVGQVNYSAAKAGILGMMWTLAAELKRDQIRVNAISPAALTDMTRPIIDHLREKHASRNEPLPDFWRIGDPEAIASFVTALLRESDADLTGEIFAVNGSKVTKWEKPAPAFSENSIEAFFAAWHLQKGSE, from the coding sequence ATGAATAGAGTAGCCTTAATTACTGGTGCAACAAGAGGGATCGGACGTAGTATTGCCATGCAGCTTGGCAAGTCAGGTTATATAGTGGTTGTAAATGGTACGAAACAAGTCTTAATTGATGAGGTTGTGCGCGAGATCCGCCAGGCAGGCGGAGAGGCGCTAGGGTACGCTGCTAATGTAGCCGATCCAGTCGCAGTCACTGCCATGGTAGATGAGGTCATTGCCCGATACGGTCGTATCGAGGTGTTGATAGCTAACGCGGGGATTTTGCAGGATCAGAAATGTCAGCGTATGACGGATGAACAGTGGAAGACTGTTCTGGATGTGCATTTAAATGGCACCTATTATAGCATTCAACGAGTATTACCACATATGCGTGAGACAGGTGGGGATATCCTGTTGATGACCTCTGCTGCTGGACTAGCAGGTTCCGTGGGTCAGGTGAATTATAGTGCAGCCAAGGCTGGAATACTCGGCATGATGTGGACGCTCGCAGCAGAGCTGAAACGTGACCAGATTAGGGTCAATGCGATTTCTCCAGCGGCGTTAACGGATATGACCAGACCTATAATTGACCATCTGAGGGAAAAACATGCCAGTCGGAATGAACCTTTGCCTGACTTTTGGAGAATAGGTGACCCGGAGGCTATTGCTTCCTTCGTGACTGCATTATTGAGGGAGTCCGACGCGGATTTAACCGGTGAAATCTTTGCTGTGAATGGATCAAAAGTGACAAAATGGGAGAAGCCTGCACCTGCATTTTCCGAGAACAGCATTGAGGCATTTTTTGCTGCTTGGCACCTTCAAAAGGGGAGTGAATAA
- a CDS encoding energy-coupling factor transporter ATPase translates to MLTFDQVCFYYKKGQPLLEDISFTIEAGEFVAIVGANGSGKSTIAKLMDGLLLPRKGAVQFKSLDTAKPTDLAEIHQQIGFVFQNPEDQFITTTVMDEVLFGLENIRVPREEMRSRLDHALQAVQMEDYLEAMPHQLSGGQKQRVAIAAILAMRPQVIIFDEATSMLDPQGRQQVLSIMQELHRQGLTLIHITHHMEEVLAAERVLLLHQGRLEFDGDPLTFFETMPVADYQLHLPFAVRVHTLLHSAAPLTADWKGIIRSQWSTN, encoded by the coding sequence ATGCTTACCTTCGATCAAGTTTGTTTTTATTATAAAAAGGGACAACCTCTCCTGGAGGATATTAGCTTTACGATAGAAGCAGGGGAGTTTGTGGCGATAGTTGGCGCGAATGGTTCTGGCAAATCCACTATTGCAAAGCTCATGGACGGACTGCTGCTGCCACGAAAAGGGGCTGTACAATTTAAGAGCTTGGATACGGCAAAACCAACGGATCTTGCGGAGATTCATCAGCAAATCGGTTTTGTTTTTCAGAATCCAGAGGATCAGTTTATCACCACAACCGTTATGGATGAGGTGCTTTTTGGTTTGGAGAATATCCGTGTGCCGAGGGAGGAAATGCGCAGCCGATTGGATCATGCCTTGCAGGCCGTTCAAATGGAGGATTATCTGGAGGCTATGCCACATCAGCTATCTGGAGGTCAAAAGCAACGTGTCGCTATCGCAGCTATATTGGCGATGCGCCCGCAAGTCATTATTTTTGACGAGGCTACCTCAATGCTTGATCCTCAGGGAAGACAGCAGGTTCTTTCCATCATGCAAGAGCTGCATCGTCAAGGCCTGACCCTTATTCATATCACCCACCATATGGAGGAAGTGCTTGCAGCAGAACGCGTATTGCTCCTGCACCAAGGACGACTTGAGTTTGACGGCGATCCACTGACTTTTTTTGAAACCATGCCTGTTGCGGACTATCAATTACATCTGCCCTTCGCAGTGCGTGTACATACATTGCTCCATTCAGCAGCACCGCTAACAGCCGATTGGAAGGGGATAATTCGATCACAATGGTCTACCAATTAA